From a region of the Theobroma cacao cultivar B97-61/B2 chromosome 8, Criollo_cocoa_genome_V2, whole genome shotgun sequence genome:
- the LOC18593143 gene encoding protein SCARECROW, with protein MEDTDEDELLNLSLSIVTDPGGERNRKRKTKDISKPFNPSYEGCEGKIFRLLQVREEMLKVDHKRKKMVEDGKGLHLIHLLLITATSVDENNVNSALENLTELYQSVSLIGDSVQRVVAYFADGLAARLLTQKSPFYDMVMKEPTNEEQFLAFTCLYRVSPYYQFAHFTANQAIIEAFEKEDEINNRALHVIDFDVCYGFQWPSLIQSLSEKASSGNRVSLRLTGYGRSSEELQETETRLVSFAGGCRNLVFEFQGLLRGSKLVNLRKKKNETVVVNLVFHLNTLNNFLKISDTLKSVHSLRPSIVILVEQEGSRSPRSFLSRFMESLHYFAAMFDSLDDCLPLESAERLSIEKNHLGKEIKSIINCDKDEDNKFPRYAKMETWKGRMESHGFEGMKMSSKSLIQAKLLLKIRTHYCPLQCEGESGGFRVFERDDGKSLSLGWQDRCLLTASAWQCV; from the coding sequence ATGGAAGACACAGATGAGGATGAGCTTTTGAACCTCAGCCTGTCGATTGTTACCGATCCTGGTGGGGAAAGGAACAGAAAGAGGAAGACAAAGGATATTTCCAAGCCTTTTAACCCATCATATGAAGGTTGTGAAGGGAAGATATTTAGGCTTCTTCAAGTGAGGGAAGAGATGCTAAAGGTAGACCAtaagaggaaaaaaatggTTGAAGATGGGAAAGGCCTCCATTTGATCCACTTGCTGCTCATAACTGCTACTTCAGTCGATGAGAATAATGTGAACTCAGCCTTGGAGAATCTCACCGAACTGTATCAAAGTGTGTCCTTAATAGGAGACTCCGTGCAACGAGTCGTCGCTTATTTTGCCGATGGCTTGGCCGCAAGGCTTCTCACCCAAAAATCTCCTTTCTACGACATGGTCATGAAGGAACCTACTAATGAAGAACAGTTTTTGGCTTTCACTTGTCTTTATAGGGTGTCGCCTTATTACCAGTTTGCTCATTTCACTGCTAACCAAGCTATAATCGAAGCCTTTGAGAAAGAGGATGAGATCAATAATCGAGCCTTGCATGTTATTGACTTTGATGTCTGTTATGGGTTTCAATGGCCTTCCCTCATACAATCTCTCTCCGAAAAGGCATCAAGTGGCAATCGAGTATCCCTCCGTCTTACTGGGTATGGAAGAAGCTCAGAAGAATTGCAAGAAACTGAGACTAGATTAGTGAGCTTCGCCGGAGGGTGTCGGAATCTGGTCTTCGAATTTCAAGGGTTGTTGAGAGGCTCTAAGCTGGTTAAcctaaggaaaaagaaaaatgaaacagTTGTTGTGAATCTAGTTTTTcatttgaatactttgaatAACTTTCTGAAAATATCTGACACACTGAAATCTGTACATTCACTTAGGCCTTCCATTGTTATCTTAGTGGAACAAGAAGGTAGCCGAAGCCCAAGAAGCTTCTTATCGAGATTTATGGAATCTTTACATTATTTTGCAGCCATGTTTGATTCATTGGATGATTGCCTGCCACTAGAGAGTGCTGAGAGGTTAAGCATTGAGAAAAACCATCTTGGGAAAGAGATCAAAAGCATAATTAACTGTGACAAGGATGAGGACAACAAGTTTCCAAGGTATGCAAAGATGGAAACATGGAAAGGAAGAATGGAGAGTCATGGATTTGAAGGGATGAAAATGAGTTCCAAGTCCTTGATACAGGCAAAACTTCTACTGAAAATTAGGACCCATTATTGCCCTCTTCAATGTGAAGGAGAGAGTGGTGGGTTTAGAGTTTTCGAAAGAGATGATGGAAAGTCTCTTTCTTTAGGGTGGCAAGATAGGTGCTTGCTCACGGCCTCTGCATGGCAATGTGTATGA